A genomic stretch from Acetobacter ascendens includes:
- a CDS encoding DUF1376 domain-containing protein, producing the protein MQEPLTPEDCDLRGLPFMPLDVVRLIDSDLFAISSGDEFKAAVALWCKSWIQLPAASLPDDDRVLSHLSGAGTRWKKIRAMALKGWVKCSDGRLYHPVISEKARHAWKARLAQKARAAKRWNKEKSSIGNAGDDEAAMTDECRGISRGNARERERESITSLRSDVGCNRATEIEKPIADRWQELAEDVIAATGNNPVRSMVRADCVRQWLADASARGYSFETATEIILGTVREKSRFGGKGKPPAWFNSPVTQALASGTIPSAHIVGSAPKSRADRVADAWAGVPDIPGV; encoded by the coding sequence ATGCAAGAGCCGTTGACGCCAGAAGATTGCGATTTGCGTGGTCTGCCATTTATGCCGCTTGATGTAGTGCGGCTGATTGATAGTGATCTGTTCGCTATATCCTCAGGTGACGAATTTAAGGCCGCAGTTGCTCTCTGGTGCAAGTCGTGGATTCAACTGCCTGCGGCTAGCCTGCCAGATGACGATAGGGTTCTATCTCATCTATCCGGGGCTGGTACGCGCTGGAAGAAGATCCGCGCCATGGCACTGAAGGGCTGGGTAAAGTGTTCCGATGGGCGCTTATATCATCCTGTAATTTCTGAAAAAGCGCGCCATGCATGGAAGGCCCGTCTTGCTCAAAAGGCTCGCGCGGCAAAGCGCTGGAATAAGGAAAAAAGTAGCATTGGCAATGCCGGAGATGATGAAGCGGCAATGACAGATGAATGCCGTGGCATATCCCGCGGCAATGCAAGGGAGAGGGAGAGGGAGAGTATAACCTCACTACGTTCGGATGTAGGTTGTAATCGCGCGACCGAAATCGAAAAACCGATTGCCGACCGGTGGCAGGAATTGGCCGAAGACGTGATCGCCGCCACGGGCAACAATCCGGTCCGGTCGATGGTGCGGGCTGACTGCGTGCGCCAATGGCTGGCTGATGCGTCTGCCCGTGGATATTCGTTCGAGACCGCAACCGAGATCATCCTCGGCACCGTTCGGGAGAAATCGCGCTTTGGCGGGAAGGGCAAACCGCCAGCGTGGTTCAACAGCCCCGTCACGCAGGCCTTGGCCAGTGGAACAATCCCATCTGCCCACATCGTGGGGAGCGCCCCGAAATCTCGCGCAGACCGTGTGGCTGACGCATGGGCCGGTGTGCCCGACATTCCCGGAGTTTGA
- a CDS encoding helix-turn-helix domain-containing protein: MGRQNGPRVEGSEGRVKEMTPFPVSEIRSRLADAVELAGGQSAWSRKTGVSRSVVSEVLSHKRDIPESIINALGYIVVPMCVPAKRGMNR; the protein is encoded by the coding sequence GTGGGCAGACAAAATGGACCGCGCGTTGAAGGCAGCGAGGGAAGAGTTAAAGAAATGACCCCATTCCCAGTATCCGAAATCCGTAGCCGTTTAGCCGATGCGGTTGAACTGGCCGGCGGCCAAAGTGCGTGGTCACGTAAAACTGGTGTTTCCCGCTCGGTTGTTTCGGAAGTCCTGTCGCACAAACGCGACATACCAGAAAGCATTATCAACGCCCTTGGCTACATCGTTGTGCCGATGTGTGTGCCTGCAAAAAGAGGAATGAACCGATGA
- a CDS encoding DUF3800 domain-containing protein has product MTSPTKYVAYIDEAGDDGLKNVANVDGYFGSDWFVLSCVVARYNYTLRFPDLLEEARSSAGMPSGRDIHFVKLNNHKRNKICGILAASQIRWFAAISHKNNMRSYHNKRAQSVSKKRNTLYNWLTRLILERVTQYCHDDLIKLKQPVYPQALKVIMSSRGGLTHGDIGSYISKLWIQSRSSSLYLNKGYVDFDIFAPSGLSIKNNFDVAGLQLADIVASSIYKSLPQKIQSNPCSAFIDELLPRCAERNGMREEFGITFWPQNWRHTLSPEKSNALKGLLK; this is encoded by the coding sequence ATGACCTCTCCAACAAAGTACGTGGCTTATATTGATGAGGCAGGGGATGACGGCCTAAAAAACGTCGCCAACGTTGACGGGTATTTTGGTTCAGATTGGTTTGTTTTATCATGTGTGGTGGCTCGATATAATTACACCTTACGCTTTCCAGACCTTTTAGAAGAAGCTCGGTCAAGTGCCGGGATGCCAAGCGGCCGAGATATTCATTTTGTAAAATTAAATAATCACAAAAGAAATAAGATATGCGGAATTTTGGCCGCTTCGCAAATCAGATGGTTTGCCGCCATATCGCATAAAAATAATATGCGCTCTTATCACAATAAGCGTGCACAATCCGTCTCTAAAAAAAGAAATACCCTTTATAATTGGTTAACAAGGCTAATTTTAGAGAGAGTTACGCAATATTGCCACGATGATTTAATAAAATTAAAGCAGCCAGTTTATCCACAAGCATTAAAAGTAATAATGTCCTCTCGTGGTGGATTAACCCATGGAGATATTGGCTCTTATATTAGTAAATTATGGATACAAAGCAGATCATCTAGTTTGTATTTGAATAAAGGATATGTGGATTTTGATATATTCGCCCCAAGTGGCTTATCAATCAAAAACAACTTTGATGTGGCTGGATTGCAATTAGCAGATATCGTAGCTAGTTCCATTTACAAATCTTTGCCGCAAAAAATTCAATCAAATCCATGCAGCGCATTTATAGATGAATTGCTCCCACGCTGCGCAGAAAGAAATGGGATGCGTGAAGAATTCGGAATTACTTTTTGGCCGCAAAATTGGCGGCACACATTAAGCCCAGAAAAATCCAATGCTTTGAAAGGACTGCTTAAATAA
- a CDS encoding helix-turn-helix domain-containing protein, whose protein sequence is MKKQAETLAQAIEEAIQSRDLSARVASLKAGLSESAIKHILRGTSGSPKVDTLARIAHSNNIPFFVSFDAHGFIPGDMERDGSHLVPSPNTSAQILDNAEEAAWVGLWRDMNEKQRRMALALIQAAIDTDAA, encoded by the coding sequence ATGAAAAAACAGGCAGAAACACTAGCTCAAGCTATAGAAGAGGCGATTCAGTCGCGTGATCTGTCCGCGCGCGTAGCTAGTTTGAAGGCTGGCTTAAGTGAATCGGCCATTAAGCATATCTTAAGAGGAACCAGCGGCAGCCCTAAAGTGGACACCCTCGCTCGGATTGCTCATTCGAACAACATTCCTTTTTTCGTTTCTTTTGATGCTCATGGATTTATCCCCGGAGACATGGAGAGAGATGGCTCTCATCTTGTTCCTTCTCCGAACACGTCTGCGCAAATTCTCGATAACGCCGAGGAGGCTGCTTGGGTCGGACTCTGGCGCGACATGAACGAGAAACAAAGGCGGATGGCGCTTGCCTTGATACAGGCCGCCATCGATACCGATGCTGCTTAA
- the ssb gene encoding single-stranded DNA-binding protein has product MAGSVNKVVLVGNLGKDPDVRTSQSGAKIVSFSLATSDTWNDRASGEKRERTEWHRVVIFNERLADVAERFLRKGRKVYLEGSLQTRKWTDQGGQERYTTEVVIAAYRGELVLLDNKDAGDAPRQQQSRGQNNQQSGGWDSPQGNPDLDDDIPF; this is encoded by the coding sequence ATGGCTGGCTCCGTAAATAAGGTCGTGCTCGTTGGCAATTTGGGCAAAGACCCAGATGTTCGCACCAGCCAGAGCGGTGCAAAGATCGTGTCTTTCTCGCTGGCCACCAGTGACACATGGAATGATCGCGCATCTGGAGAAAAACGCGAGCGCACGGAATGGCATCGCGTGGTCATTTTCAATGAACGTCTGGCTGATGTGGCCGAACGTTTCCTGCGCAAAGGCCGCAAAGTTTATCTGGAAGGCTCCCTGCAAACCCGCAAATGGACAGATCAGGGTGGGCAGGAACGCTATACCACGGAAGTCGTGATTGCGGCTTATCGCGGCGAGTTGGTGCTGCTGGATAATAAAGATGCAGGAGATGCCCCGCGCCAACAGCAAAGCCGTGGCCAGAACAATCAGCAGTCCGGTGGATGGGATAGCCCGCAAGGCAATCCCGATCTGGATGATGATATCCCGTTCTGA
- a CDS encoding DUF2312 domain-containing protein, with the protein MNTTEMAGHNSNDPAVGGIAADRLRSIIERVERLEEERKALSGDIKDIFTEAKSAGFDVKVLRQIIRIRRQEPAEVEEQETLLDVYRRALGM; encoded by the coding sequence ATGAACACAACAGAAATGGCAGGCCACAACAGCAATGACCCGGCAGTTGGTGGCATTGCCGCTGATCGGCTGAGAAGCATTATTGAGCGTGTTGAGCGTTTGGAAGAAGAACGCAAAGCTCTTTCAGGCGACATTAAGGACATCTTCACCGAAGCAAAATCCGCTGGCTTCGATGTGAAAGTGCTGCGTCAGATCATCCGCATTCGTAGGCAGGAACCTGCCGAAGTGGAAGAGCAAGAAACCTTGCTTGACGTTTATCGCCGTGCCCTTGGGATGTAA